A part of Scleropages formosus chromosome 3, fSclFor1.1, whole genome shotgun sequence genomic DNA contains:
- the LOC108926147 gene encoding ER lumen protein-retaining receptor 3-like codes for MNVFRIAGDLSHVVAIVLLFLKIWRSQSCAGISGKSQVLFALVFTTRYLDLFTSFISIYNTFMKVVFLVLAYSTVYLIYLRFRSTYDSKSDSFRVEFLLVPVAGLSFLKNYAFTPLEVLWTFSIYLESVAILPQLFMITKTGEAESITMHYLFFLGLYRALYLANWVWRYHMEEFFDQIAVVAGVVQTVFYCDFFYLYITKVLRGSSKLSLPVSV; via the exons ATGAACGTGTTTCGCATCGCGGGCGACCTGTCGCATGTGGTGGCCATCGTGCTGCTTTTCCTGAAGATCTGGAGGTCCCAGTCCTGCGCAG GAATATCTGGGAAGAGCCAGGTGCTGTTTGCCTTGGTTTTCACCACCAGGTACCTGGACCTGTTCACCAGCTTCATCTCCATCTACAACACATTCATGAAG GTTGTGTTCCTGGTCCTGGCCTATTCCACCGTTTATCTGATCTACCTTCGCTTTCGGAGCACCTACGACTCCAAGAGTGACTCTTTCCGTGTGGAGTTCCTCCTGGTCCCTGTAGCAGGACTCTCTTTCCTGAAAAACTATGCCTTTACTCCGTTAGAA GTCCTGTGGACGTTCTCCATCTATCTGGAGTCGGTGGCCATCCTCCCACAGCTCTTCATGATCACCAAAACTGGGGAGGCAGAGTCAATCACCATGCACTACCTGTTCTTCCTGGGCTTGTACCGAGCCCTGTACCTGGCCAACTGGGTGTGGCGCTACCACATGGAGGAGTTCTTCGACCAGATTGCCGTGGTCGCCGGTGTGGTGCAGACAGTTTTCTACTGTGACTTCTTCTACCTCTACATTACTAAGG TACTAAGGGGCAGCAGCAAGCTGAGTCTACCTGTGTCAGTGTGA